The DNA sequence AGCACTGGTGGAGTCCTGTTCTAGTGAAGCGAGGATTCCTCGAGATTGTAGCTTGTTCCGGAAGCATCGTACGCGCCAAATCTTCAGATGAATAGCGTCTCAGTACTTGTTCAGACGAAGGTTCATGACTGCGAGGACCGATTGACTCGGCGAAATATGGTCGAAAAACCGTGATAAGAGTTCTATGATACCCTCTCAGTAGCGAAGCGTAATTGAGTATCTGGTGGCTCTGGTTAAGCCCAATTCCGCAGTAAGCGTAGTATGTTGGTGTGTGGTACCAACGGAAAGAGTTATACTATGTTGGCACGCTACACCAACATAGGTAGCATAGATGGGATCGACGGTCATCTACGAGGATTCAGACACGCTCAACGATGGTTCTCGGTACGAGATGACTGCGACCGCCATTGCGAAAAGCGACGACTATCCAGAGGGGGTCAAGTACCGATTCCAATACATGGCCGAAGATGGTCGGACCCTCTTACGGTTCGACAACTTCCCGGACCACCCAGGTGTCGGCCGCCATCACTACCATACGCCCACTGGTGTCTACGACGACATCGAATACACCGGCCTGAAAGACCACGCCCAGACGTTCTATAACGAAATGGACGACCGTCGCAAGAGGTGACCTACTATGCCCAATAAACCCAACACAAACACACCCGATGACACTGACGACGCCAACAGTATTGACTCCAAAGACGAGGAGATCGTCATGAACGACGTCGAAGCCGATGCGGATTTCCTCGAGGATCGTGACCCCGAGGACTACCCCTCGATACTGCGGATCACGTCCGACTCCGAGGAAGCACATCGCCAAAATGCGCTTGATCGGCTTGACCGCTGGGAAGCCGGCGAGGAAGTCCCGCACGTCATCAACTTCCAAAACCCAAGTGACCTCCGAGCACTACTGACTGACCGTCGTGTTGAGCTCCTCCGGAGTATTATGGCCGAGCAGCCAGACAGCATCCGTCAACTGGCTGATCGCTTAGAACGTGATGTCAAGACGATCCACA is a window from the Halalkalicoccus subterraneus genome containing:
- a CDS encoding HVO_A0114 family putative DNA-binding protein, coding for MNDVEADADFLEDRDPEDYPSILRITSDSEEAHRQNALDRLDRWEAGEEVPHVINFQNPSDLRALLTDRRVELLRSIMAEQPDSIRQLADRLERDVKTIHNDLQILVEYDIVHFEQAGRAKRPFVPYDTIEVNLEISTPHSTDDAAPA
- a CDS encoding toxin-antitoxin system TumE family protein, which translates into the protein MGSTVIYEDSDTLNDGSRYEMTATAIAKSDDYPEGVKYRFQYMAEDGRTLLRFDNFPDHPGVGRHHYHTPTGVYDDIEYTGLKDHAQTFYNEMDDRRKR